The following DNA comes from Chrysemys picta bellii isolate R12L10 chromosome 25, ASM1138683v2, whole genome shotgun sequence.
CATGTTCTACAGACCCCCAGCTTTATGTCCTATATCACTCCCTTGTAGACCAATGTAAGTTTTCTGAAAAGTCCCACATTACatagtgcctagaacaatggggcgcACAGATactgctgtacacacacacacacacacacacagaataataCTTCCAAGCACTCCTCCCTGTAACATTACACAAAAATCTAAGCTATGCAATGgaagtttaaaaacaaagtgATTCCAACCATACAAGAGGGCATCTCAGAGAAAGCTCCTGAAGGGTTTGTTAAAGAACACGCCACAGCAAAGAATTAActcattttatttacttttgacatatcagttttaaatttccaGTTACAGAGTTCAGTCTAGCAATGGCAAGCTGAAAGTATGGTACTGTTTGGTCATTACAACACAGCCCTTTTGTGACACACTGGATTGTTTGGTTTTACAAGGCACTGCAAGAAAGTACTGAGAAAAACAGAAGCCTCAACAAATGTATAACTGTAGCGCCAATAGTCCTGATAAGCACACCTGAGAGacttggggagagagggggaaggagaatgtTTATCTGATCACAATTAACAGAGGAGGTTCAAAAGTGCCCATCTTGAAAGGCTGAGTGATGCTGCAAATGCATAAACAAGAGACGTCCGGACAAGAAAACATGATCTGAAGAAATCTGACCAATAATTCAGCCAGTCTGCTGAAGCCCAGTGAACAGTAAGAATGCTGTGTGCGCGCAAGTGCACTTAGTAGCATGTACTCTGCTCTCCCTTACTAGGCCTGGATGTGTTCTGGGAAGGTCTTAGGAGATCAGGTCAATGCAGAGCTTCTATAGAACATCCCCTCAGATAAAGGGGACACTGACAGGTGGTCACTGGTTTCTCCCAGTTACAGGAGTCCAATCTTGCCTCTTCCCTCCGCACCCGTGTGCAAATGGCTCATCTATCCCCATGCACCAACAGGCTGCATTCCCAGGGAGCAAAGCCCAAGAAAAGGCACTCCCTGTTTAATCAAAGTTAACACAGGCATTTCAATAAGCTGGTGCAATACAAGACCTGAGCCTGTATTTAAACAGCCCAGGGTTTAACTTCAGCGCAGTGTATAATTTATTTCATTTCCCATATTTAATTCTTGTCTACAGCAAGACACCTtgcctttcattttgttttaaaatatttctttaaatagaGGTAGTCTCCATGTTTCAATAGGGTGAGGGATTAACAACACAGCCCAAGAGTATCCTGTGGGTTTAATTATTTTGAATATTGCTTTGTTTCTGCTGTGGAGCTGCAGTGAAACTGCTGTTTATTTTTACACCGATAAGACAGATATTTATGTCAAGCTGCAAATACTAGTTTTGAAAGGAAAAAGGACATTTCTTCACTGCAAAATATTAGGTAGGATTTCTGGTAAATGCAATGCAACACTCTACAATATATAACAATGAGCAATTGGGGCATTTTATGCAAGCTTTTCAATAAAGTTTTGAAAATATAACGAAACCTAGAATAAGCTAAATTGAATGAAGCCCtatcaccccccccgcccccccccccccatattttaCTGTAAACCGGCTTTCTACAAACCAGAAGTGAAACGGTCTAAGGCGCTTGGAGGGAAGCTGCTCTATGGAAGCCCATTCGAGAAACACAAATGGATTTAGAGCTATTGTGAATTCAGCTACAACATCCTTGTTGCAGAATGATTCCTAAAACTGAACTCCATATATGAAAATACACAAACGTGCCTGTTACTCTCCCTTCTGTTGTCCCCGGACCGTTGGTTTTTAACACAACTAACTCTTAACGGAGCTCAATGCTGTAGCACAAAAATGCATGGTTAGAAAGATTAAAAACACTTAGGCTACAATTTAAAACCAATTCACAGGCCACCGTTGGGCAGGCGGTGACAGAATACAGTCAGGTTGGGAGTTTATTTCGTGTGATGGTTCCTCTTTTAAAGAAGGCTGTCACCTGTCAGATTAATCGCTCTTTTCCACATAACCTTTCCCCACTTGGGGTCCAGCCAGGCCTTTTGCACTGCAATTTCTTTATACAGTTCATATACGTTTGCATGTAACGTTTCACTGAATTACACATTCAGATAGTATGAGGATTATTGGTGTTTTATCACATTTAggagattaatttatttttttaacttttcatttaaaaaaatactgggaGGCTGTGCTCTCAGCTGGAACCCAGGCCTGGAAGCTCCTGGGTTCTTATCCCAGCGGTACCATGGATTCACTGTGTGACAGCGTCCGGGGTACTGTTTGCCAGCTGAGCGAGGCACCAAGAGGTAACACTGTGTGGAAGATCGGGCagaccaaacaacaacaaaaacaccaccacatcACTTAAGTCTAAATGCTACATTTGGGACAATTTATAGTTCTCTACTTGACTTATTATAAGCCAAGCACTTACAGTACAAATACTAAGTAGATACAGAGAAGTTGTCATATATCAGACCCTGGCAGCAGCCAATaccaatgcttcagaggaagagtgACAACCCTCCACACACTGTCATGCAAGGCTGCATGGGGACAAATCCCTTCTCGATGCCGGCAAGCAGTCAGTTTAAAGGTTATGATTCTTAGTTTACATAGTACCAGTGATACTGGCCACAGAGCCAGGCCTACCAGCAGCAATGAATTGCAAACACTGAGCTGCATAAAGtggtattaattttttttcattgtaaATGTGCTCCCTTTAATTTCACTAAGTCTTAGAATTTTGAACACCCTCAACTAAGTCCCCTCCTTGTAAAATTGTTCTTTCCAGGCTAAATAATTCTAGTCTTTGCAGTCTCGCGTCACAACCCTGCTCAATACCTCTAACCATCTTCATTACCTTTTTCAATCTTTCCAGAGGAGGCAGCCAATGCTGCACAATACTCCACATAAATGTGAACCATGGATATATATTTTCTTCCTCGTATTTCATGGTCCTTTTTTCAAATGCACTCAAGCACAAATAGCTGCTGAGCcttgggcaggtcttcactagtaCACCCACCAGGGCTCCCAAGTCCTTATTTTCAGAGAAGCCTTCAAGTTCAGAGTCAGCAGTACTTCTCTTCCCTGATTCATAATGGCTATTACCACGTTTTTATTCAAGCTTAATTTCTCCTGCCACTATGGTCACCAATCCCTGAAGCAGTCTGAGCGCATCTGGAGTTCCTCAAAAATCCTCCATAGTTTTTATTAACTGAAACAACTGAGTCTCATCCATAAGTATGTCACCAACTCCTTACCTCCCCCAAGCTGTGAGGACATAAAGACACCTTGACCAACATAACAAAACCTCCCTAGTTCTCTCTCCCATTCTACAAACCTGATCTCTCATTAAAACAAAATCCACCAAGCTCTCTCACCCAGTTTCTCAGCAAAGTGTTAACAcagtctagggtgaccatatgtcctgattttatagggacagtcccgattttggggtctttttcttatataggttcctattacccccccaccctcatcccaatttttcacatttgctgtctggtcaccctaatacagACAGTGCTGCAATGACTGACTAGAATTTCACATATTTTACAAGGTGTACTAGTTATAGGTATCATAATTTTAACTAACTCATTTTTTGGGTTTCCACATTTACTTGCTAGTTTGAAAAATTCTGTAGCTGGCAATGAGTCTCCCAGGCAAAGTTCTATTTATTAATGAACTGAGGATgaagcaagcagcaaatattacACAAGACAGTAACTAAAGTTTTTGACCATTTTTATGGTATAATTCCAAACAAAATAGGTCTATAATAGAGAACACATGAGTTAatgagtttaaattaaaaaaaaaaaaatcagcaaaaaaaaaaaaaaaaaaagtatttaatttaggtcagatttaaataaaatgagtttaatgtcacaattaaaaaaaaatcactatacaAAAGTTCACTAATAAAACGAGACACCAGCTCTTTAAAGAGGCGATCAACTACTTATTCTCAAAACAGAAGAtgataaaataaattatattttctaGCAAATAAAACCGATCTCATGAAGCTTTACAAAAGCAGACTGAGAaaatgcaaacaattaaaaaCACTGCTCACAACAAAGTGAAGCATATTAGTAGAAATATGAACTTTGACACTGACATTCAGAGCTCACATCCCACGCTCCCATTCTCAGAAATCAATGAAGTTTTTCCCCTCAAAGGAGGATTGTGGGAAGGGACCCAAAATGCACTTCTGAAAGGGTGCCTGGCTGGGGAGATTCCACTGACTGAGCAGACGAATCCTGAATGAAGATGACACTTCCCTCCTACTTTCTCCGTTCACAGAACTGTACGCTCCTCCTTCTACAGTTCTATACAGTATAATCCATTCCTAAGCTCGAGTGGATTCCACGGAGCATGGTGCAGTATCAACACTAGTAGGGGGCTCTGAGGCTGACCATCTGCAAACTCCTTAAGGACTATCTGCACTCAAAGTTACAACTGAACATTCAACAGGAAGATGTTGACAGAGTGTCCAATTCAGAACTGGAAATGTTGACCAAAATGAGATGTAAAACTGGCCAACGATCCAGAGGATCAGAGCTGCTAGACAGACTTCCCTTACTGAATTAGGAGGAATGTTCAGCAGACAGGTGGCCCACATAAGCAGATACCTGCCAACATGAACCAATAAAAAGTTCTGCAGACAAGCTGCGCTTTAGCTTCTCTGTTTAGGGGCAGCCTCACCTGTGACTTTCTGGGGCCATACACTACAAGGAACATGTGGTTGTTGATCTGCAGCCCTTTATGAGACCATCCCGCGGAATTTCAACTCTATGGTCATTCTATCTCACTCAGCTGTGAAGCTCTGCTTCCATTTTGTTCATAGCCAGCAATCTTTTTAAAGTGGAAATTAAATGGTTTCAGAAATTATGTAAGTCAGCTGCTATATTTAATGGAAtatagccacacacacacacacacacaattctctttTGAAGAGGTTCAGCAGTTAAGATGCATTTTGATGATCAGAACTGCTTACCAATGAAAGGGAAAGCTACAAGATCATGACCTCCACTATTTGCAAGAATGAGTAAAATCaccaatatttaaacaaaatattaaatataataaattACTAAACAGGAAATTGTGATCTGACCTGCCTGCTGAAAGCCGGACAAAGAAGTGCTACTCTGCATTTAGTGCACAGGAGAGACTGCACATTGACTTTTAAAGCAAGTTCTATCAATCAGAAAAGCGGTGAAGAAAACATGGGAGATATTTCCACAGAAAATCAATCTTAAGTAACCCAAAAGTATACCTGAACATCTCCATGCACTAGCTTCCCAAACAAGAGAGTTGCCTTAACAAAACTGCAGAAGTCTCCAACCGCTCTCATGCATTCAAATGTCTTCTCTTGGTCGCTAGACTTCCTGGTGGGAAGCAGCAGCTCTCATTGAGAGATACTCTAGTAGAATCATTCATAATTAGAGAACTTAAAACAGTTAAAGATATTTCTAACAGGTTTCAAAACGTAGTTTAATATCTATTTTAGTAAAAGTATTAGAACTAGTCACATAAGTTCTTATTTAAATGGCTCCCTAACAAGACATGCTAGCTAGTGCCAATTTAACCTTTTGTTGTGGCATGACGCACCTTTCCCTTACATCACAATTTAGAGTCAAGGTCACACACTACTAGTTCAAAGACCTTTTTGAATCTTGGCTAGAACACGAGACCCGTCTTTCCAAGTGCTGCATTTGGAAAGTCTGCTGAGCAAGCAGCACGTCAGACCTAGCCTCAGTGTTAACGAATGAGATCATCTCACCACACAGAGGGCACCTGGAGGCCATCCAGAAATGCCCCTTTGGagtgaaattttaaaatacaaggtTCAGTTTATACATGCCGAGAAGGGCTTTCTTAAAAACGTATAGAATGGGACCAGGCCCACAACACCGCCCGTGCGGAAAGTTTTGCTGCCCAAGAGGCTGCAGCTAGAATGGGGGCATGTACTTGCCCCTGATGCATCATGGCCTCTACAACTGGTTTTGAGACTAGAACGGGCCAGTCAGAAAAGTGCATGTTTGCTATCACTGGGGTGAGTGACCCCAGCAGAGAACCCTGGGTCCTgattttcctagtgtagatggATCAGAATTGGTTTGCACTGGTGTGGATAATGGCCAGAaaggcaaggcagtggagaatcagactgcTTTTCTCCTGGCTGTAGGCCACTAGAGGAGTTCTGATACTTTgactgggaactgaggcacgggacTGAAAATCAGAGCTGCAGGAGTCTCTTTGCAGCAGGAACCAGTGTGTggatgtgtacagcacctagcccagtgGAGCCCAATGGGGGCCTCGGAGACAATACAGATAATAATGGAAGCCGTGGTACCTTCTGGTCATTCCTTCCCGGTGCCCCAGGAGAAGCACCAACACAGAGCTCAGCACAGAGTAAACAAGATCATTGCAACTCTGGGTCTGCAGCAGGGGTGGTAGTGGGTGAGGCTGAATGCCTGCTAGCTGTGGGGCGGGGTTGCCTTTCACTCACATTTTGGCATATTTATGTCTATTATAAGCCAAGACTCTAACTTAATATTtaattcagggcttgtctacatggcatgCTAAAGCACTCTAGAGAGGtgtgatttgtaaagcactttaacgTGCTGTGTATGAATTCAGTGTTGAAGCAGGATTCCGTCAACGCGCACTAGGAACCTGTTAGAGCGTACCAGCAGGGTCTTCAAGGGACAGCTGGAGCACAAGCCGCTAGAGTGCTTTGCCGCACTGTGCGGACAAGTCCTTAAATGTTATTCTTCCTCCAATCCCGAAACAGAACAaacatttacaataaaaaaagaaggaaaaagagtACCGAGTTGTTTTTAAGGTACGGGGGCAGGGTAAGCTCTAGCATTGAGGTTCTGGGAAAAGAGACCCCTGTGGAAACAGTGGTCACTAGCAAAGCTTTTCCAACCGCTATAAGTTTTATTTTATACACGTATGAAACAATGTGTTTCGTAAAGGAGGTATATGGTTAATCTGAGCAAGGAAGGTGGTATTAAGAGCAcaataaaaatcatttttcagaaatatttggTGCAGGTTGGGTGTCTCAAGTACTCCCCAACATGAGAAATAAAAACCATGTATCCCCTTCTGTTTGCAGCACTATTAAAGTCTTAACAGGAGTCCACACTAATGCACAGGTATTTTAGGACTGGCAAAAAATATTCAGTGCCCCTCTAAAACAATTATAAATGACTCCCCATCCCAAACAAGAACTGTTTAAAACCCAAATAAGCCCACAATCTTCTATGCCAACTGCTTATAGCTATAATTTTACATTAAaacctattaatttttttaaaaatcagcaaatctTTTAAACTAAGGACTTTAATCAGAAGTTGGTATTATCAATTCCCTGCACACGAACTCTGATTCCAGGTGTAAACCTTTCCATCTGCACTGTATTAGACTGCTCAATAGCTGTCACTTGATTTACAGAGATCCTCTGTAGGAAACACAGCACACATTTTTCAGCCACTTCAGGAAATAAGTAGTTGCAGGTGGTTTAAAAGAAAGACTTGAAATACTTTCTTGTTTAAGGTGAAATTCACACAGGAAGAAAAGGTGGTCACAGAATTGCTGGAAGTGGAATTAACTTTCATTCTGTAGTCTGATTCTTTTTCTGTACATTTCAGACAGGCTGCTTCCCCAGTACTTAGTAGTGGGGAAGATTTTTGGAAGTGCAACAGTGGTAGGAGTTTTGCCCAGCTTCAGTGTTCATGGCGACAATTGATTTTGCCTTCAGAATGCTTCAAAACATCAAGCATTTCTTCTATGATAGCCTGTAGTGCCCGGCCCAGCTGTTCTGCAGTATATGGTTTTCCCAGTGGAGGCACATGAACAAATGCAGACTTGCCATGGCTCTGGTATAAGGAAGTATAGTAAGTGAAATCACAGAGATATCTGTaattaaaaaaagtttatttagtGATATGCAACAAGTACCGTGAGCAAACTGATATGAATAAAATTGAGCGTGGGAAGCCCAGCACCAATGGCTTCTGCCAATTAGAATTGGAAAACTGTTACAGAAGAGAAAAGAATGGTTAAATTAATCCTGTATTGGCTTCAGTTATTGTCACTGCAGCAGAgaaacaggtttcagagcctCTCATATCATTCCCATGCCAGCTGTTCTAAAGCACCAAACAACTTCTCCCCAGACAGCAAAAACATCACTTTGGTAGCTGCTTTACCTAAAGAATATTAAGGAGATGGCCTTTATTAGGATAGCAGGATGTCACAAATACAAAAGACCCAATTCTCCGCTATCCTACACCATGTGTAGTTACTTACAGCTGTGCAGAGTGGGTTAGAATGGTACCAACTGAGAAAGACACACACATTGAAATAAGGGAGGCCCAAGAGGCATAGTTGATTGCTAACCTTCAGTGTAACACTTTAGATCTAAGTAATAATTTCATAGAAAGGGTTAAAGCATTCCTCTGCTCTGCAGACAATCTGTTCCTAAGCATTTCTGTGGGCTCAGAGTTCTATTTTAGATAACTGATAGACATGAGAAAAATTAGCATGTTTCTAATTAAGGAAGACAAAAGTGCCCACAAGTGCTTTCGTCTAGTGTATTTATCTTGTCGACACCCATGGGCggcagggctgttatccccatCGTTCAGATGGGGAACCGTGGTACAGACAGACTAaaggacttgcctaaggtcacatgggaagcctgtggcagaagaGGGTACTGAACTCAGATCCCACAAATTCCAGGCTAGGGCCCTACACTCCAGACCATCCCTATCTTTGGAATACTTAaacggaggtgggggggggggggggaaggaagcatGCAAACATTGAAGAGTTTATAGCTTTGCCTTCTGTAAGGAAAGCTGAAGTGGAGAATATCAAAATGCAGCTAAAGATACAGCTGCAGATATTTCAAAAGTCActtcaaacaaatatttcagaAGTTCTCTGAATAGATTTTGTTAAAATGAAGGAGTTATTTTTGCTATTCTGGGAAAAAGTCATGACAATGTTTAACAGTAAAGCAAAACCACATGATAGCTGTTTCTGCTGCAGCCAGATTGCAGTTTTTGGTTTAACCCAGTTTCGGAAACTCTACTCCCACAATAAGAACATTGTGATAATTCTCTAAGTGGACTTCCAGGAAACACAAGGTAAGTGCCCCAATACATCCCAcagacataaaaaaaaaacagtggtgATAAGAGCCTTTGGTTGCATGCAACATATCTGGCTACTACAACATTTTAATGCATCTCAGTTCCAGCCCAGGGGCTTTGTGTGGTCTGTGAATGGTGGATAATTTTCTGGCATAAACCTAGTGATAGCAACAACTGTTGCAAGACTTCCAGATAAACATTCTTGTTAGTTTCTTTTTCATTAACGCAACAATAGAAAACAAGTCCAGTTCCGATGCTTCAGACAAAAACTGTTAAAATGAAGTTACGGTTGAGAGCACATATCAGTATTTTGACCCAAATTACATTACAGTGATGTTCCAATTATACTCCTAGGAAATTCACAGTTAAGGTTAAAACTTAAAATGAAGAAATGGAAATACAGTTAGGGCATCTGAACAATCTTACCTCTATCTTCtagtgacaccatgcaataaccACTGGCCTAGGACTATGACATTTTCTCTTTATGGACCCAGATAaaattaaactgattttaaaagacAAATTAGGAGttctttccctgcccccactccctgtgGGGCGGGATGGAAGTGATGACCTCATTAGAAGTGAGAGGCCCAGGAACTCTGTCATCCCCATTAGTTTAGCACAAACGGAACATACACCACTGATCACTGTGATCCCATACCTGCCAGCATCCTTGGATATAGTAACCGTGACATCAAGTCCCAGTGTTGAGACTCTCCTGCAAACTGCATCCATGTCAATAATCGAATCGATGCATTCTGGGCCACCTTCTACACAACACTGAGAGCCTGGACAGAAACGGCAGTTGTCTAAGCCTTTGTATCCTACGTTATGCCCACATTTTTCCAATGTTACGGTTGTAGCCATACCTGATACACCCACATGAACCACcaactgcaaagaaaaaaacaaaacaaattagagCTAGCTAAAATTAGGGTGGTGGGAGGGAAGACAGTAACCCTGGGGGCATTCTAATGCTATGCTGATGGGGCCACATTAAAAAACTAGAGAGttccagtagaacctcagagttgcgAACTGACCAGTCAGCCGCACACTTCGTTTGAAACCGGAAGTAtgtaatcaggcagcagcagacaccccccccgccccccgaaacCCCCACCAAATATAGTGCTGTGCTAACTGTAAactactacttaaaaaaaaaaaaagaagatttgACAAagaaaggaaactgtttctgtgcttgcttcatttaaattaaaatggttaaaagcagcatttgaaactttactgtgcagaagaaaaagtgggattaagtcaatgttcagatgtcaacttttgaaagaaccataatgttGTGTTCGGAGTTTGACAACCTCTGTTcacgaggtgtttgtaactctgagattctaccgTAGTTCATAAGCCAATGAAGTCTTGGGTCCAATGTGAAACGATTCCACTTGTGTCTGTCCAGCTCCTAGTGACAGTTTTATTTCACACCAGGCAAAAGGAAGGTTGGCATGAATGGCAGAATCTGCTCAGGAGAAGCTTGCTACTGGAAGAGCCAAGATGGCACAGGTTAGCCCTGAGGTGCCTACCCCCTAGCCAGCCCTTTTCGATGCCTGCCCAGCAAGCACATCTGATGGGCAGGGCTCTCTATTTTGAGGTGTAGAATTCTTCAAACAAAAGCGATGCTTTGGAAACCATGGACTATCCAAAGGCCTCTTTATTGACTTTATAAATGTTCTATGTTTCTTTATGGGCTGCCTAGTGATGGCATTCCTGGCTAAACGGGTAAGATATAGGAGGTTTCCTAAAGCAACCAAAGTACTGGGGTGTCATTAATAAAAACTCCCAATGCTGAAACAGAGCAGGTGGCAACGCTTGTGGCATTTCATCCCCTGAGAAATAGCACTCCGACTAACAGAGAAAGGACTTGGAGCTGTGCAGGATGTCAGCTACGGCCTGGGCACAGGGCCACAGGCACTACTTGTGAACTGACGGGCATGAAGGTATGTCCAACAGAATCAGGTCATGCGGGAGGACCTGCAGTATTTTAGAACCTACTAGGCCttccataaaaagcaacagagagtcctgtggctagttggatagccattcacagtctttgtttaatcctgatctgatgttgtagctgatctggttaggtcctgtgatggtctTATCTACACCAAcaccaccatcacaggacc
Coding sequences within:
- the PGPEP1 gene encoding pyroglutamyl-peptidase 1 isoform X2, whose amino-acid sequence is MISTGNEEQKIWFGPFGEHAVNASWIAVQELEKLGLGDGVDLYVYEIPVEYQTVQRLIPALWKKHSPQLVVHVGVSGMATTVTLEKCGHNVGYKGLDNCRFCPGSQCCVEGGPECIDSIIDMDAVCRRVSTLGLDVTVTISKDAGRYLCDFTYYTSLYQSHGKSAFVHVPPLGKPYTAEQLGRALQAIIEEMLDVLKHSEGKINCRHEH
- the PGPEP1 gene encoding pyroglutamyl-peptidase 1 isoform X1 — protein: MSEKSWTCSVELSSIKDIGQEKESLYTLNSGSEEEKASVACVGNRHRITSAKLHWFGPFGEHAVNASWIAVQELEKLGLGDGVDLYVYEIPVEYQTVQRLIPALWKKHSPQLVVHVGVSGMATTVTLEKCGHNVGYKGLDNCRFCPGSQCCVEGGPECIDSIIDMDAVCRRVSTLGLDVTVTISKDAGRYLCDFTYYTSLYQSHGKSAFVHVPPLGKPYTAEQLGRALQAIIEEMLDVLKHSEGKINCRHEH
- the PGPEP1 gene encoding pyroglutamyl-peptidase 1 isoform X4 encodes the protein MSELEKLGLGDGVDLYVYEIPVEYQTVQRLIPALWKKHSPQLVVHVGVSGMATTVTLEKCGHNVGYKGLDNCRFCPGSQCCVEGGPECIDSIIDMDAVCRRVSTLGLDVTVTISKDAGRYLCDFTYYTSLYQSHGKSAFVHVPPLGKPYTAEQLGRALQAIIEEMLDVLKHSEGKINCRHEH